The Geothrix sp. genome window below encodes:
- a CDS encoding aspartate kinase has translation MSLKVLKFGGSSVGSAEAFRRAAAIVSEELPTGGLVVVSALRGTTDRILEACAAAGGGHLPSAREHLVALRDRHRQVASELGLWTEVRPAWTPLFDRLDRLLTGMAMLGEATPRGRDAALAVGETLSAHLAAACFGGAFREVREVLRTDARFGKARPQLAALRTAAAPWRESLEAGGLWITQGFLGATAEGHTTTLGRGGSDTSATLLGEALGAEEVQIWTDVDGVLTADPSLVPGARPIPQMSQGEAEALSAFGAKVLHADSLAPGARAGFRLVVANTLRPGASRTEILPVPPHRSPGAVTSVAYKEGISLLRFPASAGLEPPLKAARSLEEAGALRFGLIASPAGTLLAVRPETPAAAEVLGTLAASGLACESGWAVVALVGEGLRADPLAALRHLAALGPEPVGGLLTGSSTVSIAFLVPESRLGDLIPRLHDRCVDGQPPLRIPERQKTG, from the coding sequence ATGAGCCTGAAGGTCCTGAAATTCGGCGGCAGTTCCGTGGGCAGCGCCGAGGCGTTCCGTCGCGCGGCGGCCATCGTCTCCGAGGAGTTGCCCACAGGCGGCCTCGTGGTGGTCTCGGCCCTCCGGGGCACCACGGACCGCATCCTCGAGGCGTGCGCCGCCGCAGGCGGAGGTCACCTGCCCAGTGCGCGGGAGCATCTGGTCGCCCTGCGGGACCGGCACCGCCAGGTGGCCTCCGAGCTGGGCCTCTGGACCGAGGTCCGGCCCGCCTGGACGCCCCTCTTCGACCGGCTGGACCGGCTGCTCACGGGCATGGCCATGCTGGGCGAGGCCACGCCCCGAGGCCGGGACGCCGCCCTGGCCGTGGGTGAGACGCTGTCGGCCCACCTCGCCGCCGCCTGCTTCGGCGGCGCCTTCCGCGAGGTCCGCGAGGTGCTGCGGACGGACGCCCGCTTCGGCAAGGCCCGGCCCCAGCTGGCGGCCCTGCGCACGGCGGCGGCCCCCTGGCGCGAGTCCCTGGAGGCCGGGGGCCTCTGGATCACTCAGGGGTTCCTCGGCGCCACGGCGGAAGGCCACACCACCACCCTGGGCCGGGGGGGATCCGACACCAGCGCCACCCTGCTCGGCGAGGCCCTGGGAGCCGAGGAGGTGCAGATCTGGACCGATGTGGATGGCGTGCTGACGGCGGATCCAAGCCTGGTTCCCGGCGCCCGCCCCATCCCCCAGATGAGCCAGGGCGAGGCCGAGGCCCTCAGCGCCTTCGGGGCGAAGGTCCTCCACGCGGACTCCCTGGCCCCCGGCGCGCGGGCGGGGTTCCGCCTTGTGGTCGCCAACACCTTGCGGCCCGGGGCCTCCCGCACGGAGATCCTGCCGGTGCCGCCGCATCGCTCCCCCGGCGCCGTCACCTCCGTGGCCTACAAGGAGGGGATCAGCCTGCTGCGCTTCCCCGCCTCAGCCGGACTCGAGCCACCGCTCAAAGCCGCACGCAGCCTGGAGGAAGCCGGCGCCCTGCGCTTCGGGTTGATCGCCAGCCCCGCAGGCACCCTGCTGGCGGTGCGGCCGGAGACCCCAGCCGCCGCCGAGGTGCTGGGGACCCTCGCGGCTTCCGGCCTCGCCTGCGAATCCGGCTGGGCCGTCGTGGCCCTGGTGGGCGAGGGCCTGCGGGCCGATCCCCTGGCGGCCCTGCGCCACCTCGCAGCCCTGGGTCCAGAGCCCGTAGGTGGCCTGCTGACGGGCAGCAGCACCGTCTCCATCGCCTTCCTCGTGCCCGAATCCCGGTTGGGGGACCTCATCCCCCGCCTGCACGACCGCTGCGTGGATGGCCAACCCCCGCTCCGGATCCCGGAGCGCCAGAAGACCGGCTGA
- a CDS encoding SDR family oxidoreductase, with translation MTRTILITGGSRGLGRACALHLARTESAHLILLGRDAAALAEAATAVRKAGGTAETHEADVTDRTRLAAVAKDLGPVDGLLAAAAISGMTPVDGDSDAFFDQILAADLAGPWNTVRAFLPHMGPGGRIVLVASVLGRFGVPGYGAYCAAKHGVHGLAKALALELIDRGIVVNAVAPGWVDTDMAQTGLRQIAAATGQTEAQTRAQAEAAVPVKRFFQPEEIAHGIAWLLDPANTMQVGQCLNLDGGVIQV, from the coding sequence ATGACCCGCACCATCCTCATCACCGGCGGTTCCCGCGGCCTGGGTCGCGCCTGCGCGCTGCACCTGGCCCGCACGGAGTCCGCCCACCTGATCCTCCTCGGGCGGGACGCCGCGGCACTCGCCGAGGCGGCCACAGCCGTCCGGAAGGCCGGCGGCACGGCGGAAACCCACGAGGCGGATGTGACGGATCGCACCCGCCTGGCGGCCGTGGCCAAGGACCTCGGCCCGGTGGACGGGCTGCTGGCTGCGGCCGCCATCTCCGGCATGACGCCCGTGGACGGCGACTCCGACGCCTTTTTCGACCAGATCCTCGCCGCGGATCTGGCGGGGCCCTGGAACACCGTGCGGGCCTTCCTCCCCCACATGGGACCCGGCGGGCGCATCGTGCTGGTGGCCAGCGTCCTGGGCCGCTTCGGCGTGCCGGGTTACGGGGCCTACTGCGCCGCCAAGCACGGCGTCCATGGGCTCGCCAAGGCCCTGGCCCTCGAACTCATCGATCGGGGCATCGTGGTGAATGCCGTGGCCCCGGGGTGGGTGGACACGGACATGGCCCAGACCGGCCTCCGCCAGATCGCCGCCGCCACCGGGCAGACCGAAGCACAGACGCGGGCCCAGGCCGAGGCGGCCGTGCCCGTGAAGCGGTTCTTCCAGCCGGAGGAGATCGCCCACGGCATCGCCTGGCTGCTGGATCCCGCCAACACCATGCAGGTGGGGCAGTGTCTCAACCTCGATGGGGGCGTGATCCAGGTGTGA
- a CDS encoding DUF4126 domain-containing protein, translating into MGPLQTLAAILGLSTVSGINLYLTVLLVGAGQRFGWIHGLPADLAILGHPVVLAVAGLLFLLEFLADKVPFVTPVWDGLHTFIRPLGGALLALGAAGELHPVAKVVALLAGGTIALGTHGSKMGVRLLAHTTPEPTSHSVLSVAEDVGVAALLALAYSHPAIALPVLGALLVATAFLLPLLLRALAFVLTGFRGALHALFGEGGRDEVPTWVELKALELALGAAADILPCFARRVKGVPRLGAAYLVLTEGRWHLVYRRWFRARSLAFDAAPGPVRVFPGLFWDAAVFLRDRKPQVVLVGRDWRHALPAAAPTT; encoded by the coding sequence ATGGGCCCACTGCAGACCCTGGCGGCCATCCTCGGCCTCTCCACCGTCTCCGGCATCAACCTCTACCTCACGGTGCTCCTCGTGGGCGCGGGACAGCGGTTCGGCTGGATCCACGGCCTGCCGGCGGATCTGGCCATCCTCGGCCATCCGGTGGTGCTGGCCGTCGCGGGCCTCCTCTTCCTCCTGGAGTTCCTGGCGGACAAGGTGCCCTTCGTCACGCCCGTTTGGGACGGCCTCCACACCTTCATCCGCCCCCTGGGCGGTGCCCTCCTGGCCCTGGGTGCGGCCGGCGAGCTGCATCCCGTGGCCAAGGTGGTGGCCCTGCTGGCGGGCGGCACCATCGCCCTGGGCACCCACGGCAGCAAGATGGGGGTCCGGCTCCTGGCCCACACCACGCCGGAGCCCACCAGCCACAGCGTCCTCAGCGTGGCGGAGGATGTGGGCGTGGCCGCCCTGCTCGCCCTGGCCTACAGCCACCCCGCCATCGCCCTCCCGGTGCTTGGGGCGCTGCTGGTGGCCACGGCCTTCCTCCTGCCCCTGCTGCTGAGGGCCCTGGCCTTCGTGCTCACGGGTTTCCGCGGGGCGTTGCACGCCTTGTTCGGCGAGGGAGGCCGAGACGAAGTCCCCACCTGGGTCGAGCTGAAGGCCCTGGAACTGGCCCTCGGGGCGGCCGCCGACATCCTGCCCTGCTTCGCCCGCCGGGTGAAGGGGGTGCCGCGGCTCGGGGCCGCCTACCTGGTCTTGACCGAAGGGCGCTGGCACCTCGTCTACCGCCGCTGGTTCCGTGCCCGCAGCCTGGCTTTCGACGCGGCGCCGGGACCCGTGCGCGTCTTCCCTGGCTTGTTCTGGGATGCCGCCGTGTTCCTCCGGGACCGGAAGCCCCAGGTCGTGCTCGTCGGACGCGACTGGCGGCACGCGCTGCCAGCCGCCGCCCCCACCACCTGA
- a CDS encoding YidB family protein produces the protein MGLLDMVGGLLGQGGQEQGNNPLMGAVMGLIQNHPGGLQGLLGQLQEKGLGDQVASWIGTGANQPISAEHIQTALGSDQLQQLAGQLGVSHDEAASGLAGLLPQVVDKLSPEGNLPEGGNVMNLLKGFLG, from the coding sequence ATGGGTTTGCTGGACATGGTGGGTGGCCTGCTGGGGCAGGGCGGCCAGGAACAGGGCAACAACCCCCTCATGGGGGCGGTCATGGGCCTCATCCAGAACCACCCCGGGGGCCTCCAGGGCTTGCTGGGCCAGCTCCAGGAGAAGGGCCTGGGGGACCAGGTGGCGTCCTGGATCGGCACGGGCGCGAACCAGCCCATCAGCGCAGAGCACATCCAGACCGCGCTGGGCTCTGACCAGCTGCAGCAGCTGGCGGGCCAGCTGGGCGTCTCCCACGACGAGGCCGCCTCGGGCCTGGCCGGGCTCCTGCCCCAGGTGGTGGACAAGCTCAGCCCCGAGGGCAACCTGCCCGAGGGGGGGAATGTCATGAACCTCTTGAAGGGGTTCCTCGGCTGA
- a CDS encoding S41 family peptidase: MTRRPSSLNPLALVMAAALVQPLPAVDLQDTRLVAQPAVSARQVAFLYAGDLWTCAPDGGAAKRLTTRGGCVGTPRFSPDGAWIAYTAALEGNADVWVIPAAGGEPRRLTWHPGADVVQDWTPDGRAVLFTSGRSVHTTRYTQLFTVPLAGGMPTQLPIPNAARATYSPDGSHIVYNPLSDAFRQWKHYRGGTASRLWIYRVKDHEVVQIPQPQDQPQGRCNDIDPMWIGGKVYFVSDRAGEFNLFSYDLATKVVAQLTTHKDFPILAASHGAGRIVYEQAGWLHRFDPATGQSTRLKVAVAADLPEARSRWATGAKWASNLELSPSGSRVAVEYRGEILSVPAEKGDARNLTNAPGSHERNPAWSPDGKALAYLSDAGGEYALKVQAQDGKGEVRSFALKGAGFYDNLKWSPDGKKIAYTDNALALRILDLGTGAVKAVSSEVLYTPAPTLNHNWSPDSRFLAYTRNTESGMLRLHVYAVEEDKSTALTDGLADASDPVFDRSGKYLYFTASTDAGPVRDWFAQSNADALMRGNLYLMVLAKDTPSPLAKESDEEGGAAKAEEKNGKPEDKKGAKTEVKVRIDFDGLAERIVPIEAAKTAFFTDLQAGEAGTLFYLRQTGGANRFNRSEPMALCRFDLKKREETVLVEKADAFKLSADGKKLVYQLKEAATIIPTAGKPEPGKGKVALEGLQVKVEPRQEWAQILDEVWRINRDFFYAPNMHGADWKAMKAKYAAFLPDLGTRADLNRVIQWMCSELAVGHHRGGGGDLPDAGKPVPGGLLGADVEVANGRYRFAKIFGGLNWSPELRSPLTEPGVNVKPGDYLLAVNGRDLKAPENLYARFENTAGKLVELTVGSDPAGKDARTVSVVPVGSEAGLRNRDWVEGNLRKVQAATEGRVAYVYVPNTTTLGHTYFKRYFYPQAQKEAVIIDERYNGGGQVADYYIDLLRRPFTAMWAMRYGQDLKSPQASIQGPKVMLVDETAGSGGDLLPWMFRKFGLGPLVGRPTWGGLVGILGFPTLMDGGTITAPNLAIWTEKGWVVENEGVAPDIEVEQLPKDIIAGRDPQLEKAIDLMKAELKKNPPQKLQRPPYPVRTK; encoded by the coding sequence ATGACCCGTCGACCTTCCTCCCTGAACCCCCTGGCCCTGGTGATGGCCGCGGCTCTCGTCCAGCCGCTCCCCGCGGTGGACCTCCAGGACACCCGGCTGGTGGCCCAGCCGGCCGTGAGCGCCCGGCAGGTCGCCTTCCTCTACGCGGGGGACCTGTGGACCTGCGCGCCGGATGGCGGGGCCGCGAAGCGCCTCACCACCCGCGGTGGCTGCGTGGGCACGCCCCGCTTCAGCCCCGATGGGGCCTGGATCGCCTACACGGCGGCGCTGGAGGGGAATGCCGATGTCTGGGTGATTCCCGCGGCCGGTGGCGAGCCCCGGCGCCTCACCTGGCACCCGGGTGCCGATGTGGTGCAGGACTGGACGCCGGATGGCAGGGCCGTGCTGTTCACCTCGGGCCGCTCGGTACACACGACGCGCTACACCCAGCTCTTCACGGTGCCCCTCGCCGGGGGCATGCCCACCCAGCTGCCCATCCCCAACGCGGCCCGGGCCACCTACTCGCCGGACGGCAGCCACATCGTCTACAACCCGCTGAGTGATGCCTTCCGCCAGTGGAAGCACTACCGTGGCGGCACGGCCTCGCGGCTCTGGATCTACCGGGTCAAGGATCACGAGGTCGTCCAGATCCCTCAGCCCCAAGATCAGCCTCAAGGCCGCTGCAACGACATCGACCCCATGTGGATCGGCGGGAAGGTCTACTTCGTATCCGACCGGGCGGGCGAGTTCAACCTCTTCAGCTATGACCTGGCCACGAAGGTGGTCGCGCAGCTGACGACGCATAAGGACTTCCCCATCTTGGCCGCCAGCCACGGTGCGGGCCGGATCGTCTATGAGCAGGCGGGCTGGCTTCACCGGTTCGACCCGGCCACGGGCCAGAGCACCCGCCTGAAGGTGGCCGTGGCGGCAGACCTGCCCGAGGCCCGGAGCCGCTGGGCCACGGGGGCGAAGTGGGCGAGCAACCTGGAGCTCTCGCCTTCCGGCAGCCGGGTGGCGGTGGAATACCGGGGCGAGATCCTGAGCGTTCCCGCGGAGAAGGGGGATGCCCGCAACCTGACGAACGCGCCGGGATCCCACGAACGGAACCCCGCCTGGTCTCCGGATGGGAAGGCCCTTGCCTACCTGTCGGACGCCGGGGGCGAATACGCCCTCAAGGTCCAGGCGCAGGATGGGAAGGGCGAGGTGCGGTCGTTCGCCCTGAAGGGGGCGGGCTTCTACGACAACCTCAAGTGGTCGCCGGACGGGAAGAAGATCGCCTACACCGACAACGCCCTCGCGCTGCGGATCCTCGACCTGGGCACTGGCGCGGTGAAGGCCGTCTCCAGTGAGGTGCTCTATACGCCGGCGCCCACCCTCAACCACAACTGGTCGCCGGATTCCCGGTTCCTGGCCTACACCCGCAACACGGAATCCGGGATGCTGCGCCTCCATGTGTACGCGGTGGAGGAGGACAAATCCACGGCCCTGACGGACGGCCTGGCCGATGCCAGCGATCCGGTCTTCGACCGCAGCGGCAAGTACCTCTACTTCACCGCCAGCACGGACGCGGGGCCGGTGCGGGACTGGTTCGCCCAGTCCAATGCCGACGCCCTCATGCGTGGGAACCTCTACCTGATGGTGCTGGCCAAGGACACCCCTTCGCCCCTGGCCAAGGAGAGTGACGAGGAGGGCGGGGCCGCCAAGGCAGAGGAGAAGAACGGCAAGCCCGAGGACAAGAAGGGCGCCAAGACCGAGGTGAAGGTCCGCATCGATTTCGATGGCCTGGCCGAGCGTATCGTGCCCATCGAAGCCGCCAAGACGGCCTTCTTCACGGACCTGCAGGCCGGCGAGGCCGGCACGCTCTTCTACCTCCGCCAGACTGGCGGCGCGAACCGCTTCAACCGGAGCGAGCCCATGGCCCTCTGCCGCTTCGACCTGAAGAAGCGGGAGGAGACCGTGCTGGTGGAGAAGGCCGACGCCTTCAAACTGTCGGCGGACGGCAAGAAGCTCGTCTACCAGTTGAAAGAAGCGGCCACGATCATCCCCACCGCCGGCAAGCCCGAGCCCGGCAAGGGCAAGGTGGCCCTGGAGGGCCTGCAGGTGAAGGTGGAACCCCGGCAGGAATGGGCCCAGATCCTCGACGAGGTCTGGCGCATCAACCGCGACTTCTTCTATGCCCCCAACATGCACGGTGCGGACTGGAAGGCCATGAAGGCCAAGTACGCGGCCTTCCTGCCCGACCTGGGCACCCGGGCCGACCTGAACCGGGTCATCCAGTGGATGTGTTCCGAGCTGGCCGTGGGGCATCACCGCGGAGGCGGCGGCGACCTGCCTGATGCCGGCAAACCCGTCCCAGGCGGCCTGCTGGGCGCCGATGTGGAGGTGGCGAACGGCCGGTACCGGTTCGCGAAAATCTTCGGCGGCCTGAACTGGAGCCCCGAGCTTCGCTCGCCCCTCACGGAGCCGGGCGTGAATGTGAAGCCGGGCGATTACCTGTTGGCGGTGAACGGCCGCGACCTGAAGGCGCCCGAAAACCTCTATGCCCGGTTCGAGAACACCGCCGGCAAGCTGGTGGAACTCACCGTGGGCAGCGATCCCGCGGGGAAGGATGCGCGGACGGTCAGCGTGGTGCCGGTGGGAAGCGAAGCGGGCCTGCGCAACCGGGACTGGGTGGAGGGGAATCTCCGCAAGGTCCAGGCGGCCACCGAGGGGCGCGTGGCCTATGTCTATGTGCCGAACACCACCACCCTGGGCCACACCTACTTCAAGCGCTACTTCTACCCCCAGGCGCAGAAAGAGGCCGTGATCATCGACGAGCGCTACAACGGCGGCGGCCAGGTGGCGGACTACTACATCGACCTGCTCCGCCGGCCCTTCACCGCCATGTGGGCCATGCGCTACGGCCAGGACCTGAAGTCGCCCCAGGCCTCCATCCAGGGCCCCAAGGTCATGCTGGTGGATGAGACCGCCGGCTCCGGCGGCGACCTGCTGCCCTGGATGTTCCGCAAGTTCGGCCTGGGCCCCCTGGTGGGCCGGCCCACCTGGGGCGGCCTCGTGGGCATCCTGGGCTTCCCCACCCTCATGGATGGCGGCACCATCACCGCCCCCAACCTGGCCATCTGGACCGAGAAGGGCTGGGTGGTGGAGAACGAGGGCGTGGCGCCGGACATCGAGGTGGAGCAGCTGCCCAAGGACATCATCGCCGGCCGCGATCCCCAGCTGGAGAAGGCCATCGACCTGATGAAGGCCGAGCTGAAGAAGAACCCGCCCCAGAAGCTGCAGCGCCCGCCCTATCCGGTGCGGACGAAATAG
- the metA gene encoding homoserine O-succinyltransferase: MPVKVPSSLPARGVLEAENVFLMEEPRALHQDIRPLRIAILNLMPTKIATETQLLRLLGNTPLQVEVTLLHMASHEARNTPAEHLLEHYASFAEVRHQAFDGLIITGAPVEQLPFEAVDYWPELTELLDWARTHVFSSLFICWGAQAALYRYYGIPKQPLPEKMFGVFPHRLKVRHERIVQGFDDVFFAPHSRHTETRREDILAEPRLALLAESDEAGVYLVQSADRRQVFVTGHSEYDSGTLQGEYARDLGKGLPIGLPRNYFPDDDPAREPLVRWRGHANLLFSNWLNHCVYQEAPFDLGTLPAEGGQA; this comes from the coding sequence ATGCCCGTCAAAGTCCCCTCCTCCCTGCCCGCCCGGGGTGTTCTTGAGGCGGAAAATGTGTTCCTGATGGAGGAGCCCCGCGCCCTCCATCAGGACATCCGGCCGCTGCGCATCGCCATCCTCAACTTGATGCCCACGAAGATCGCCACGGAGACCCAACTGCTTCGCCTGCTGGGCAACACGCCCCTGCAGGTGGAGGTCACGCTGCTCCACATGGCCTCCCACGAGGCCAGGAACACGCCGGCGGAGCACCTGCTGGAACACTACGCGTCCTTCGCGGAAGTGCGCCACCAGGCCTTTGACGGCCTCATCATCACCGGCGCCCCCGTGGAGCAGCTGCCCTTTGAGGCGGTGGACTACTGGCCCGAGCTCACCGAACTGCTGGACTGGGCCAGGACGCATGTCTTCTCCAGCCTCTTCATCTGCTGGGGCGCCCAGGCCGCGCTCTACCGCTATTACGGCATTCCGAAACAGCCCCTCCCCGAGAAGATGTTCGGCGTCTTCCCCCACCGGCTGAAGGTGCGCCATGAGCGCATCGTGCAGGGGTTCGACGATGTCTTCTTCGCGCCCCACTCGCGCCACACGGAAACCCGCCGGGAGGACATCCTGGCCGAACCCCGGCTGGCGCTCCTCGCCGAGTCGGATGAGGCCGGGGTCTACCTGGTCCAGTCCGCGGACCGGCGCCAGGTCTTCGTCACGGGCCACTCGGAGTACGACTCGGGCACCCTGCAGGGCGAGTACGCGCGGGACCTCGGGAAAGGTCTCCCCATCGGCCTCCCGCGGAACTACTTCCCGGACGACGACCCCGCCCGGGAGCCCCTGGTCCGGTGGCGGGGGCACGCCAATCTTCTCTTCTCCAACTGGCTGAACCACTGCGTCTACCAGGAGGCGCCCTTTGACCTGGGCACGCTCCCCGCGGAAGGAGGGCAGGCATGA
- a CDS encoding M13 family metallopeptidase produces the protein MHRALPSLTFCLAVPALVAAPPKASPAPAVHGLDLAGMDRSVAPGNDFFAYANGGWVKRTEIPADRGSFGVGHEVADLTDRRTAALIRAAAKAKAPAGSERRKIGDYFTSFMDEQAIEAKGLTPLQPAFQAISAIRDRKDLAHHLGRTLRADVDVLNATHIDTANLFGLWVAQDLDEPTRYAPFLLQGGLGMPERSYYLDPAEGMATVRTQYRAHVAAMLKLAGLSDSERRAAAVVDLETRMAKVHASREDSGDVLKGNNHWKRADFGIKAPGLDWETFFAAADLKQPEVFVVWQPGAFTGLSALTAEVPLDTWKDYLTFHALQHRARVLPKAVVDQSFAFYGRVLSGASKPRERWVYGVALTNQALGEAVGKAYVAKYFPPSEKARAQDMVAKIKDAFRARIEALTWMSPATKAKASAKLDALKVGVGYPDRWQDYHELKVVAGDAFGNAERAERFEYARNLRKLGRPIDRTEWVMTPQTVNAVNLPVMNALNFPAAILQPPYFDPKRPMVMDYGAIGAVIGHEISHSFDDSGSLFDATGKLNNWWTPEDLKHFQASANQLVAQFDAYEPFPGLHIKGRQTLGENIADVAGLAAAYDAYRLSLGGREAPVVQGLTGDQQFFLSYAQSWREKAREPLLRQQILTDGHAPAPFRPATARNLDAWYPAFQVKPGQALYLAPADRVKIW, from the coding sequence ATGCATCGAGCTTTACCTTCCCTCACCTTCTGCCTGGCCGTCCCAGCGCTCGTGGCGGCTCCGCCCAAGGCCAGTCCGGCCCCGGCGGTGCACGGTCTCGACCTGGCGGGCATGGACCGCTCGGTCGCCCCCGGGAACGACTTCTTCGCCTACGCCAACGGGGGCTGGGTGAAGCGGACCGAGATCCCGGCGGACCGGGGCTCCTTCGGTGTCGGGCACGAGGTGGCCGACCTCACGGACCGGCGCACGGCCGCCCTCATCCGGGCCGCGGCGAAGGCCAAGGCCCCGGCTGGGTCGGAGCGCCGCAAGATCGGGGATTACTTCACGAGCTTCATGGACGAGCAGGCCATCGAGGCCAAGGGGCTGACCCCCCTCCAACCTGCGTTCCAGGCCATCAGCGCCATCCGGGACCGGAAGGACCTGGCCCACCACCTCGGCCGCACCTTGCGGGCCGATGTGGATGTGCTGAACGCCACCCACATCGACACCGCCAACCTCTTCGGCCTGTGGGTGGCCCAGGATCTGGATGAGCCCACCCGCTATGCTCCCTTCCTCCTGCAGGGCGGCCTGGGGATGCCCGAACGGAGCTACTACCTCGATCCCGCCGAAGGCATGGCGACCGTCCGCACCCAGTACCGGGCCCATGTGGCGGCCATGCTGAAGCTCGCGGGCCTGTCGGACAGCGAGCGGCGCGCGGCGGCCGTGGTGGACCTGGAAACCCGCATGGCCAAGGTCCACGCCAGCCGGGAGGACTCGGGCGATGTGCTGAAGGGGAACAACCACTGGAAGCGGGCCGATTTCGGCATCAAGGCCCCGGGCCTGGACTGGGAGACCTTCTTCGCCGCCGCGGACCTGAAGCAGCCCGAGGTGTTCGTGGTCTGGCAGCCGGGCGCCTTCACGGGCCTCTCCGCCCTGACCGCAGAAGTCCCTCTCGATACCTGGAAGGACTATCTGACATTCCACGCCCTCCAGCACCGGGCCCGGGTACTGCCCAAGGCCGTGGTGGACCAGTCCTTCGCCTTCTACGGCCGGGTGCTGAGCGGCGCCTCGAAACCCCGGGAGCGCTGGGTCTACGGCGTGGCCCTCACCAATCAGGCCCTGGGCGAGGCCGTCGGCAAAGCCTATGTGGCCAAATACTTCCCGCCCTCCGAGAAGGCCCGGGCCCAAGACATGGTGGCCAAGATCAAGGACGCCTTCCGCGCCCGCATCGAGGCGCTGACCTGGATGTCGCCGGCCACCAAGGCCAAGGCCTCCGCCAAGCTGGATGCCCTCAAGGTGGGCGTGGGCTATCCGGATCGCTGGCAGGACTACCACGAGCTCAAGGTCGTGGCCGGCGATGCCTTCGGGAACGCCGAGCGCGCCGAGCGCTTCGAGTACGCCCGGAACCTGCGCAAGCTGGGCCGGCCCATCGACCGCACCGAGTGGGTGATGACGCCCCAGACCGTGAATGCCGTGAACCTGCCCGTCATGAACGCCCTCAACTTCCCGGCGGCCATCCTGCAGCCCCCCTACTTCGATCCCAAGCGCCCCATGGTCATGGACTACGGCGCCATCGGGGCCGTCATCGGCCACGAGATCAGCCACAGCTTCGACGACTCGGGCTCCCTCTTCGACGCCACCGGCAAGCTGAACAACTGGTGGACGCCGGAGGACCTGAAGCACTTCCAGGCCTCCGCCAACCAGCTGGTGGCGCAGTTCGACGCCTATGAGCCCTTCCCCGGCCTCCACATCAAGGGCCGGCAGACCCTTGGCGAGAACATCGCGGATGTAGCGGGCCTCGCCGCCGCCTATGATGCCTACCGCCTGTCCCTGGGGGGCCGGGAGGCACCAGTGGTGCAGGGCCTGACCGGGGACCAGCAGTTCTTCCTCAGCTACGCCCAGAGCTGGCGCGAGAAGGCCCGCGAGCCCCTGCTCCGCCAGCAGATCCTCACGGATGGTCACGCCCCCGCCCCCTTCCGGCCTGCCACCGCGCGGAACCTCGATGCCTGGTACCCCGCCTTCCAGGTGAAACCCGGCCAGGCCCTCTATCTGGCCCCCGCGGACCGCGTGAAGATCTGGTAG
- a CDS encoding GlsB/YeaQ/YmgE family stress response membrane protein, which produces MLHLIWTCIIGLIAGAVAKLLMPGKDPGGWIITMVLGIAGSFLGTWIGRAVGHYQEGQGAGFLMSVVGAVILLGAYHLYKKFTA; this is translated from the coding sequence ATGCTCCACCTCATCTGGACCTGCATCATCGGTCTCATCGCGGGCGCCGTGGCCAAGCTGCTCATGCCCGGCAAGGATCCCGGCGGGTGGATCATCACCATGGTCCTCGGCATCGCCGGCTCCTTCCTGGGCACCTGGATCGGACGGGCCGTGGGCCACTACCAGGAAGGCCAGGGGGCAGGCTTCCTGATGTCCGTGGTGGGCGCGGTGATCCTGCTGGGCGCCTACCACCTCTACAAGAAATTCACGGCCTGA